From the genome of Gorilla gorilla gorilla isolate KB3781 chromosome 4, NHGRI_mGorGor1-v2.1_pri, whole genome shotgun sequence, one region includes:
- the NR2F1 gene encoding COUP transcription factor 1 isoform X1, which produces MAMVVSSWRDPQDDVAGGNPGGPNPAAQAARGGGGGAGEQQQQAGSGAPHTPQTPGQPGAPATPGTAGDKGQGPPGSGQSQQHIECVVCGDKSSGKHYGQFTCEGCKSFFKRSVRRNLTYTCRANRNCPIDQHHRNQCQYCRLKKCLKVGMRREAVQRGRMPPTQPNPGQYALTNGDPLNGHCYLSGYISLLLRAEPYPTSRYGSQCMQPNNIMGIENICELAARLLFSAVEWARNIPFFPDLQITDQVSLLRLTWSELFVLNAAQCSMPLHVAPLLAAAGLHASPMSADRVVAFMDHIRIFQEQVEKLKALHVDSAEYSCLKAIVLFTSDACGLSDAAHIESLQEKSQCALEEYVRSQYPNQPSRFGKLLLRLPSLRTVSSSVIEQLFFVRLVGKTPIETLIRDMLLSGSSFNWPYMSIQCS; this is translated from the exons ATGGCAATGGTAGTTAGCAGCTGGCGAGATCCGCAGGACGACGTGGCCGGGGGCAACCCCGGCGGCCCCAACCCCGCAGCGCAGGCggcccgcggcggcggcggcggcgccggcGAGCAGCAGCAGCAAGCGGGCTCGGGCGCGCCGCACACGCCGCAGACCCCGGGCCAGCCCGGAGCGCCCGCCACCCCCGGCACGGCGGGGGACAAGGGCCAGGGCCCGCCCGGTTCGGGCCAGAGCCAGCAGCACATCGAGTGCGTGGTGTGCGGGGACAAGTCGAGCGGCAAGCACTACGGCCAATTCACCTGCGAGGGCTGCAAAAGTTTCTTCAAGAGGAGCGTCCGCAGGAACTTAACTTACACATGCCGTGCCAACAGGAACTGTCCCATCGACCAGCACCACCGCAACCAGTGCCAATACTGCCGCCTCAAGAAGTGCCTCAAAGTGGGCATGAGGCGGGAAG CGGTTCAGCGAGGAAGAATGCCTCCAACCCAGCCCAATCCAGGCCAGTACGCACTCACCAACGGGGACCCCCTCAACGGCCACTGCTACCTGTCCGGCTACATCTCGCTGCTGCTGCGCGCCGAGCCCTACCCCACGTCGCGCTACGGCAGCCAGTGCATGCAGCCCAACAACATTATGGGCATCGAGAACATCTGCGAGCTGGCCGCGCGCCTGCTCTTCAGCGCCGTCGAGTGGGCCCGCAACATCCCCTTCTTCCCGGATCTGCAGATCACCGACCAGGTGTCCCTGCTACGCCTCACCTGGAGCGAGCTGTTCGTGCTCAACGCGGCCCAGTGCTCTATGCCGCTGCACGTGGCGCCGCTGCTGGCCGCCGCCGGCCTGCATGCCTCGCCCATGTCCGCCGACCGCGTCGTGGCCTTCATGGACCACATCCGCATCTTCCAGGAGCAGGTGGAGAAGCTCAAGGCGCTGCACGTCGACTCGGCCGAGTACAGCTGCCTCAAAGCCATCGTGCTGTTCACGTCAG ACGCCTGTGGCCTGTCGGATGCGGCCCACATCGAGAGCCTGCAGGAGAAGTCGCAGTGCGCACTGGAGGAGTACGTGAGGAGCCAGTACCCCAACCAGCCCAGCCGTTTTGGCAAACTGCTGCTGCGACTGCCCTCGCTGCGCACCGTGTCCTCCTCCGTCATCGAGCAGCTCTTCTTCGTCCGTTTGGTAGGTAAAACCCCCATCGAAACTCTCATCCGTGATATGTTACTGTCTGGGAGCAGCTTCAACTGGCCTTACATGTCCATCCAGTGCTCCTAG
- the NR2F1 gene encoding COUP transcription factor 1 isoform X2, with protein sequence MFGYSVQRGRMPPTQPNPGQYALTNGDPLNGHCYLSGYISLLLRAEPYPTSRYGSQCMQPNNIMGIENICELAARLLFSAVEWARNIPFFPDLQITDQVSLLRLTWSELFVLNAAQCSMPLHVAPLLAAAGLHASPMSADRVVAFMDHIRIFQEQVEKLKALHVDSAEYSCLKAIVLFTSDACGLSDAAHIESLQEKSQCALEEYVRSQYPNQPSRFGKLLLRLPSLRTVSSSVIEQLFFVRLVGKTPIETLIRDMLLSGSSFNWPYMSIQCS encoded by the exons ATGTTTGGCTACT CGGTTCAGCGAGGAAGAATGCCTCCAACCCAGCCCAATCCAGGCCAGTACGCACTCACCAACGGGGACCCCCTCAACGGCCACTGCTACCTGTCCGGCTACATCTCGCTGCTGCTGCGCGCCGAGCCCTACCCCACGTCGCGCTACGGCAGCCAGTGCATGCAGCCCAACAACATTATGGGCATCGAGAACATCTGCGAGCTGGCCGCGCGCCTGCTCTTCAGCGCCGTCGAGTGGGCCCGCAACATCCCCTTCTTCCCGGATCTGCAGATCACCGACCAGGTGTCCCTGCTACGCCTCACCTGGAGCGAGCTGTTCGTGCTCAACGCGGCCCAGTGCTCTATGCCGCTGCACGTGGCGCCGCTGCTGGCCGCCGCCGGCCTGCATGCCTCGCCCATGTCCGCCGACCGCGTCGTGGCCTTCATGGACCACATCCGCATCTTCCAGGAGCAGGTGGAGAAGCTCAAGGCGCTGCACGTCGACTCGGCCGAGTACAGCTGCCTCAAAGCCATCGTGCTGTTCACGTCAG ACGCCTGTGGCCTGTCGGATGCGGCCCACATCGAGAGCCTGCAGGAGAAGTCGCAGTGCGCACTGGAGGAGTACGTGAGGAGCCAGTACCCCAACCAGCCCAGCCGTTTTGGCAAACTGCTGCTGCGACTGCCCTCGCTGCGCACCGTGTCCTCCTCCGTCATCGAGCAGCTCTTCTTCGTCCGTTTGGTAGGTAAAACCCCCATCGAAACTCTCATCCGTGATATGTTACTGTCTGGGAGCAGCTTCAACTGGCCTTACATGTCCATCCAGTGCTCCTAG